From Gouania willdenowi chromosome 18, fGouWil2.1, whole genome shotgun sequence, one genomic window encodes:
- the LOC114480857 gene encoding dual specificity testis-specific protein kinase 2-like, producing the protein MEPEQEEAEAEPPMHSVHGTNRTRPSSYRALRSAVSSLARLDDFSCEKIGAGFFSEVFKVQHRVSGQVMALKMNILVSNRANMLREVQLMNRLSHPNILRFIGVCVHEGQLHALTEFINGGNLEQLLGRDVYLSWSVRISLSLDVAQGLKYLHSKGIFHRDLTSKNVLVRWEGSVCSAVVGDFGLAEKIPDYSEGQSQEPLAVVGSPYWMAPEVLRGELYNEKVDVFAFGIILCEVIARIQADPDILPRTEDFGLDVEAFQQMVGDCPSEFLQLAIRCCNMNATLRPSFSQIAAELETRRSERKQKDEAAVRAISPSLSLLRRRSLGLTSDPRICRSKSDMLRPPDTPASVTVTTPARVNPFSRREDLKGGKIKLFDTPSKSVISLTFTLPPPPDCDDGDGEPDDTGAPRRHRRCHSLPCTPPPHLTSAPTSALTEDEHQQADVVKDDATAEEEESLLGGDSGLPPSLEPLSLNQEEDELPMDCSSTPSPHYKVSVPPSHSSTPYPSSTPPLSNGWGPDVSNRSCLPPIASLDNNNVVVSRPLGWGAATRNNNSLNSPPSSDPGGSSPFGSIGGQSVDQEEVVSCPGCCLAGLRFPSLCMRAPRRNPYKNLNGEHAASRGLLCPSTKGLPPPHTTNTLPGAQT; encoded by the exons ATGGAGCCGGAGCAGGAGGAAGCCGAGGCAGAGCCGCCCATGCACAGCGTGCACGGAACCAACCGGACCAGGCCGTCCTCGTACCGAGCCCTACGCAGCGCAGTGTCCAGCCTGGCGCGACTGGACGACTTCAGCTGCGAGAAGATCGGAGCGGGATTCTTCTCTGAGGTGTTCAAG gtCCAGCATCGTGTGTCGGGTCAGGTCATGGCTCTGAAGATGAACATCCTGGTCAGTAACAGAGCCAACATGCTCAGGGAGGTCCAGCTCATGAACCGACTCTCACACCCCAACATACTCAG GTTTATAGGAGTGTGTGTTCATGAGGGGCAGCTTCATGCTCTCACAGAG TTCATTAATGGTGGTAACCTGGAGCAGCTGCTGGGCAGAGACGTTTACCTGTCGTGGAGCGTCAGAATCAGCCTCTCATTGGACGTGGCTCAGGGACTGAAGTATCTGCACAGCAAAGGCATCTTCCACAGAGACCTCACGTCTAAG AACGTCCTGGTGCGCTGGGAGGGCAGCGTGTGCTCCGCTGTGGTCGGAGACTTTGGCCTGGCAGAGAAAATCCCTGATTACAG TGAGGGCCAGTCCCAGGAGCCGCTGGCTGTGGTGGGCTCCCCCTACTGGATGGCCCCGGAGGTGCTGAGAGGAGAGCTGTATAATGAGAAG GTTGATGTTTTTGCCTTCGGGATCATTTTGTGTGAGGTCATTGCGAGGATCCAGGCTGACCCCGACATCCTGCCTCGGACTGAG gacttTGGTCTGGACGTGGAGGCCTTTCAGCAGATGGTTGGAGACTGTCCCTCAGAGTTTCTACAACTGGCCATCAGATGCTGCAAT ATGAATGCAACGCTGCGTCCGTCTTTCTCCCAAATCGCAGCCGAACTGGAGACGAGACGATCAGAGCGGAAGCAGAAAGACGAGGCTGCTGTCAGAG CCATTTCTCCGTCCCTTTCACTTCTGCGGCGACGATCGCTCGGCCTCACGTCCGACCCTAGGATCTGCCGAAGCAAGTCGGACATGCTTCGACCCCCGGACACGCCCGCTTCCGTCACCGTGACAACCCCGGCTCGGGTCAACCCCTTTTCTCGGCGCGAGGACCTGAAAGGAGGGAAAATAAAGCTGTTCGACACGCCCAGCAAGTCTGTGATCTCTCTGACCTTCACGCTGCCGCCGCCTCCAGACTGCGATGATGGTGACGGGGAGCCCGACGACACGGGCGCCCCCCGCAGGCACCGACGCTGCCACTCGCTGCCATGTACGCCCCCCCCTCACCTCACATCTGCTCCTACCTCCGCTCTGACGGAGGATGAGCACCAACAAGCCGATGTCGTGAAGGACGACGCGacagcagaggaggaggagagtctTTTAGGGGGTGACTCGGGGCTCCCCCCTTCTCTGGAGCCGCTCTCCTTGAACCAGGAAGAGGATGAGCTGCCCATGGACTGCAGCAGCACGCCGTCCCCTCATTACAAAGTCTCCGTCCCCCCGTCCCACTCCTCCACCCCTTACCCGTCGTCCACCCCTCCCCTGTCAAACGGCTGGGGCCCGGACGTGTCCAACCGTTCGTGTCTGCCCCCGATCGCAAGCCTGGACAACAACAATGTGGTGGTGAGCCGACCTCTGGGATGGGGCGCGGCCACACGCAACAACAACAGCCTGAACTCGCCCCCCAGCAGCGACCCAGGGGGCTCGTCCCCGTTCGGCTCCATCGGTGGTCAGTCGGTGGATCAGGAGGAGGTAGTTTCCTGTCCGGGCTGCTGCCTGGCTGGACTCCGCTTCCCCTCCCTCTGCATGAGAGCGCCACGACGAAACCCCTATAAGAACCTAAACGGGGAGCACGCCGCTTCTCGAGGGCTTCTGTGTCCGAGCACCAAAGGCCTGCCACCCCCACACACCACCAACACCCTACCCGGGGCGCAGACGTAG